tctaaacattacataaatatagaatatataaaactaaaatttactttaaatattaaagataaatatagtataatttcaaagttataagttaatttttttagatttcacACGAGAAAgaagatattatataacacgagctaaaaataaaatttaaaagaaaaaaaataacaaaaattaaaaacttgtttatataatttaatatttacaatatttaattaaaagaaaaattatcttttaactttgtttttttcatttcttcaaTAAATTCGTATctctatcatttttatttataatataacattgattgaaaacatgtataaaaaatctaataatacgttaatagtattaataaaaaatgttaatattaatagtactCGCGATATTCTTTGCATGTCGTGaataattcaaatttgaattaaaaagaatttgcatttataaaaagagCTATAATGACGCGcctttcaaaaaagaaaatttcatgTAATTTGCAATATCATACAGATATAATTATGACTGAAGAAAGTTTTGTGagttttatcttataaatttccaattattataaaatgtaataaggaTGTGAACTTTTTTCGTATGTGTATGGAAAAAATTGGacaattatatagaaatttgatgATCGACATTTGATGATGGGAATAACACCGACATTGTACGCGATACACTAAATAATCCAGCAAAGTATATGCATCTAATTATCCTGCCTCATAGATTAACACGATTATTTCATAGAATCTGTtaagtgtgtatatatacaagtacggtgtgtgtgcgtgcgtgtgtgtgtgtgtgtgtgtgtgcgcgcgcgcgcgcacacacagatgcactttaaagaaatttttcacaaaaattacttcCCCCCTCTTCCTACAAAAAcgtcttaatttattttactaattcaCAAGTAAATTCTACTTCTGGTATGTAGATAAAAGTTTCATGAAATCTTTAGGATAGTCATCGTTGTAtgctaaataaaaatgacgaaGTACAAGTGTACATTTTAATCACAGATGTCAAGATGTCAATTACGCGAATGAATGTTAAGTTGAATATGTTGGCAATGATTATGAAAAGGTTTTTGGATCCTATACCTTCTTGCTAATGTCAGTGTTCTTGCGTTTTCTGCCCCTTCCCCCCCTTGCTGCCTGGTCGCTACTCACAGGATGATTGGTCGACTGCTCATTCTCTGTTAAGGCAGGAGTGTCTTTTGGGCTAGTTTGATCAGCTGGTGTAGAAAATCTCTCAACGTACGTCGACCATTTTTCAGAAACTGTAACagcttctctttctctttccctacAGCCATTATCCACCGTTTCGTCGCCTTCTGTGTCTAACAACTCCATCGTCATTTTACAATCCTTTTTatactgaaataaaaaaatagtttaaaaccttgtgaaatttaatctaaatatatacGATTATTTAATGAAGACCGTTATTATCATTCATCAATTTTAaggatttattttcttattataatctataatgtattataattatatataatacacactGTGCTGTTAAGATATTTGTAAACTTTAATACATTTCTTGTCcctattatttgttttatcaaattcgcgtaaaaagaaaataaaatttagtcaaatattttagaaacattcgtatattctttataaatggctttataaattctttataaaagtatGTCTAGATATgtgatgtaattttatttacaattttattaacaataacagTAATTACTATTATCTTAGTAactaattgaaatatttttaaaagttactcACTATGTATATTTTGAAACAGTTTTCATCTGCCATTACTTTTTCTGCTTTACGTTGATATGACAATTCAGCACTTAATCTTATGTACGCTGTGGCACATAACCCACCGGCTCCGCTACTTTCTTTAGATTGCCGTTGCTCCCTTTGGAATAGGTCCATACATTGTTGACAAACGGAATCTGAGACTAGGTGCTGCAACTGTCaggaatatataattttgtatgtcCGTTCTTTTCTGTGATATCATTTAAAAGggaaagaaaatttacttaCTTGCCTAACGGCATAATTAACGACCTTGTCAAGAGTAAAGGCAATGTAAGCATGTATACCAAACATTTCTCGCAACGTGTCTTCGTACGCCGTGCTTTCCATATTTCCATCGAGAACATTTTTAACCATATCCAAAAAGGCAGGATAATAatcttcaatttcaatttcaccTATCATATATGATTTAATGAATGTGATGGGATTAATAACGCAATGCGCGATAACCAATTGCcaatataattgtatctaTGTGGCAAGTTATGAATTACTTACTTTTTGGTTTTAATCTTAAAGCGACCGCTGTACTTTCCTTGCGTTGCTGTTTATACTTGGATTCCTCTTCGGCAAGAGCAATCGCTTCGGTCATACATTTTCGTTAATCTCTCACAAAGTATATGATGTAATCTCAGAAAGAGATACCAATTATTACTACCCATGAAAAGTGTATACGCTTCCTCGGGATCACTCGAGAGAGCATGTATGGGTACTTTGACGTCAGGTTCACTCTTGATGGTAACGGAAGATGTATTTGGTGACGCAGAAGCCTTACTTCTATTAGCTTGTAAACCACTTAATGACGAAGTAGTTGTCGCGGATTGAGAATTGTTACACGTTGCCACATTTATATCGTCCTTCTCATCTGTAGCGGAACAAAAGCCGGAAAATGTAATTTCGGAAATACATTTATCTTTACaagataacaattaataataaaataaagaaaaaaaagtaccATCTTCATCTCTTTCGTCATCGCTGAGTTCTTGTCGGGGATGGAAAAAAAGATCAggtataaaatgtttcaataaaagttttatccgTTGTTTGTCTTCTTTATGAACAGCGGTTTGCCGTTTCACGTGATGGATCAAGAGATTAGCAGCATCATCCAAGACAGATTTGTCTTTATAAGGTAAAACAAGGTGTGGGCCGCTATTTCCTTGACCATCGCCATTACCGTCGTCACCCTGTTCGTGTCTCTGTATGATAGATGCATCAATATGTTAATAAACAGTTCATAAAacaggaaaagaaaaggaaaaaaaaaacaggcaAGTGAGGAAAGGTCTAAAATTGAAACACATGTACCAACCTCGTCGTACAACGTTTCGATTTCATTGAACAGACTCTTAGATCTCAACGCTTTTACATCattctgtttaaaattaattccttGATGATCCAAAGATTTCAAATAGTACTTTTCATTTTGTTCTCtccagattttattaaatcccTTTTGCGCTTCCCGCCATTCCTCTTCCTTAGCCTTTAATCGGCGGAGTACAACAGGCACAGCTACTGCAGGATTTCTTTTCAGACCCTCTATGATATCAGGAGCCTTATCGCCGTATATCCTTCTTATTGCACGTTGATGAATCGTAGGGGAACAACCACCCATACAGTCGTCGAGCTTAAATTTCTGTATCTCCTCTTGAGTCATCCTGGTGATTTTCTTATAAACTCCCTCGAGCACTCTAATTGTTGATGCGTTAGTTTCTATAACGACGTCCAATTCAAAACGTTCATCCTCGCATCGATATATGGACTCTTCGTATTGTGTTTTCCTGGGCAAACCAACCATACACATGTATCTCATAATTactaatgataatgataaattattttttatgagagAACATTCGGGATGTTTTAGTGTAAGGTGTACTTTTAGAAACGAAATGAAAATGATCAATTACCTCGACGTTACAAATGTGCTGTCTTCTGACCAAGTTGGAAACGAAACCCAAGTATCGTTAAGGACTTCCTTACACAATTGCGTTCTACCACTACATTTTGGCTGAACGTACGATTTTGGCAATGCGCAATATGACGCCCCCAATCGCTTGCACGCTgtataatcaatttctatcgccAAATCACCTTGCGGTCGTTCTTGATGGCTGCGTACAATGCTGTTTGGGAAAGTTTCCACTCCTATGGCATTTCCTGCATTTGTCACCGTAGTGTTGGACGAATCAGATAAGTAACCGAGAAAATCTTTGAACCAACGTAACAACTCGGGGAAACGGCCGAGAAATGGTGTTACCAGCTGAATCAGCTCCGACTTGGATATTATCTCCTGATTGAAAAGCACTAAACATCGAAGGAAGTTTTCGTAGACGTCTTGCGATCTGAGCGCCTTTCGAACCTAAGACAAGGAAAAATACACGCACTCACATACATTCTTGTCAAGAAAACGTGCTTGCAATTAAGTAAGATATGGAAATTGTGACCGGTAATACTTGTCGCTCACCTTATCAAAGAAAGCATAGTCGTTTAGGGTACCGTATTTACCAGCTTCCGCAATGGAAATATCACGCATTGTAGCCACTTTATGTTTTTTCGATGGTGGTGGTCCATGTTGTATATGATGAGAATTTCCCGCAGAAGTTGCTGAAGTTGAGAATGATGGACTCCTTTTCAACTGTCCTGTACTATGCCCGCATTTCTGACCACTACTGATATCTCTTATGTTCGATCTATCCCGCTCTCGTTCTCGTTCTCGTTCTCTATGATCTCGATTGTCGCGTTCCAATCCAGTCGTACCGCTGGCTTCTCGAAGATCTCTCGATATAGTACCAGAATTATTATAAGGTGTTTTAAGGTGTCCAATTGGTTTCTTGACAATCGTCGTATGATCGTTAACCGATGTCGTCTTATTAGTCTAAAACATGTCAGATTAATAAGAATCAAAGCTATTTTCTTTCatccaataaaaaatagttttctcagtaatttaaaaaatgtgagcaaaaaggaaaaaaaaaattagctttTTTGCTTGTGTACAAATATGAAGATTGAGaaaatatgagaattacaaatgagaaaacataatattacaaCAGACTTATAATAGAGAAAAGATACGCGTTCTATGAACATTATCTTTCTATTTGtgttttcttcctctctcatGTACGTTCcgttatcaaattaaaaagtgtGTATATttccatgtatatatttttacagatatttGTGCGTGCGCACTTTAAGttctaaatgtaatattatattactttagaaCAGTTTCTTAGATTGTAATTTTcagcaaaatgtaaaattctatTCCATCGTCTCGTCCTACTACTGTAAATAAGCGTCAACTCACCAACGAACTTTGTTGGTTAGTAGCATCTGGCAAAAATTGTCCAAACTCAGCAAGCAAATCTTCttgattttcaaataatttcgcAACTTGGCTATAAACTTCCGCTTCCGTCAAGTGTTTTCCACCTGTCCCACCTGTCGCACTGGAACTTGTACCTCCCATATGGCCagattcttttaaatttcgtTGTTCTTTCTGATAGGTATGCAATATTTCTAAGAAACGTTTGTATTTGTCTGGTTGACCTTGGAACCGattctaaaaataacaattttatatacatttcatcagctttattgttttaatttgtattaatgtttcttgtataattcttttctCGCTAATCTTAcctttattttattgacataATTAATTGCATGATTAAATTCAACCGGTTGACTTTGTTGCGTTTGCCCACCAGTTGATACACCATCCGCTTGACTTAAAGCTTGACTGACAGCTTGAGCTTGTGCAGTGCTAACATGTGAATTATTATACACTGATACTGGCGGTGGTGAAGGCGCGTGAACAGTCAAGCTGTTAGTCGTAATACTGTTTGCCAAAGTGTGATGTATGTTGCCTGACCTAAGAACAATCGATGTAATCGATATAGGCATCGCATCTTTTGTTTTCACactaatttcataatttatttaattttttatttaatttaataatagagaTATGgagatatacataaatttttctagcaAAATGCTTACCCTGGcattatttgtaatacagGAGGTGCTTTCGCAGGCTGCATGGGTGGACTAGCTACAGGAGGTGAACCAACATTCACTGTACAATGGTGCTGCGACAATGTAGCAGTATGCGTTGCCGTCGGACTGGGCATACTGACTGATACTTGAAAAGCATATCCTTGCTCATTTGCTTGTACTTCTATTTTGTAGCCTGGTGGGAGAAATGTATTGAAACCGACGATGAGTTCAGGATGTCCTTTGAAGAGGTGACTCACTCGGGTTATAACGCCCGGAGTATCTATACTTTGagatttaaattctttcataATATCTAAAAAGTCATTATACacctataaataaaaagctttgTGTTAAtccaatgaaaaatattaggCATATCTTCTTTATTCATCCACTTCGCaatgtttctcaaaattacaattaatataattaattttgtataataatatatacacacaaataGAAtcttttacacatttattcttatttaattctttcttgTTCTTACCTGGGGTTGATcgctaaatttatattttacttgatCCAAATAAGATAATGCATCTTCCACTTTTAATCTCTGAAATTGTTGAGATCCACTTCCTCCTCCTAGATTAGAGCCAGGTGGAGTGGAAGCTAATGGTGTTACATTACCAGAATGCACCTACAACGACagtaatttaatgtttaaaagcTTGTTATGATTGCTTAGAAGTGCTTAATAGGCATGTTTAGTTTGTGCGCGTAcgaaaaaatagataatgCAAACCTTATGCCTTATTGTCGATTGCTGTTGCGTGTGAACTTGATTTTGTGATCCTGATGTAGGTTGTTGGGAAGTCATCGTATGACTATTACCACCACCTATTCCACTATGCAAATTACCACTAGTACTTATATTACTACTGCTACATGTAGAACCGAGTCCTCCCGCAGAGCCACTCGCCTGCTGTGTATACATgacatttataatgtattacgATTATTATGCCAAatatctgtatttttattatacacacatttgtatttttatattattatcatgaCGCATTTACCTTGATGGGAGATGGTGCTGCAGTTGGCACAACAATTGCTCCAGTGTATTGTTGTTGAGCTTGGGCAGTACCAAACTGTATACTCCCTGGCATTTCTTTCGAAGTAACAGATCGAACTGCTTGACCAGGTACAACAACACCTATTCCACTGCTGGGATGATAATCCAAACTACCACCTCCACTTCCTAAACTTGCAGCACTCACAGAGTGCTTTGCTGATGGTGATGCTATGTCGTCTAGTCCACGAACACGTTTCATCGCAAATCACATTGGAGATgctgaaataaaaacaatttcacaaGAGATTTATTCTATGTCTTTCTCCACT
This genomic stretch from Monomorium pharaonis isolate MP-MQ-018 chromosome 4, ASM1337386v2, whole genome shotgun sequence harbors:
- the LOC105837797 gene encoding LOW QUALITY PROTEIN: paired amphipathic helix protein Sin3b (The sequence of the model RefSeq protein was modified relative to this genomic sequence to represent the inferred CDS: deleted 1 base in 1 codon); this translates as MKRVRGLDDIASPSAKHSVSAASLGSGGGSLDYHPSSGIGVVVPGQAVRSVTSKEMPGSIQFGTAQAQQQYTGAIVVPTAAPSPIKQASGSAGGLGSTCSSSNISTSGNLHSGIGGGNSHTMTSQQPTSGSQNQVHTQQQSTIRHKVHSGNVTPLASTPPGSNLGGGSGSQQFQRLKVEDALSYLDQVKYKFSDQPQVYNDFLDIMKEFKSQSIDTPGVITRVSHLFKGHPELIVGFNTFLPPGYKIEVQANEQGYAFQVSVSMPSPTATHTATLSQHHCTVNVGSPPVASPPMQPAKAPPVLQIMPGSGNIHHTLANSITTNSLTVHAPSPPPVSVYNNSHVSTAQAQAVSQALSQADGVSTGGQTQQSQPVEFNHAINYVNKIKNRFQGQPDKYKRFLEILHTYQKEQRNLKESGHMGGTSSSATGGTGGKHLTEAEVYSQVAKLFENQEDLLAEFGQFLPDATNQQSSLTNKTTSVNDHTTIVKKPIGHLKTPYNNSGTISRDLREASGTTGLERDNRDHRERERERERDRSNIRDISSGQKCGHSTGQLKRSPSFSTSATSAGNSHHIQHGPPPSKKHKVATMRDISIAEAGKYGTLNDYAFFDKVRKALRSQDVYENFLRCLVLFNQEIISKSELIQLVTPFLGRFPELLRWFKDFLGYLSDSSNTTVTNAGNAIGVETFPNSIVRSHQERPQGDLAIEIDYTACKRLGASYCALPKSYVQPKCSGRTQLCKEVLNDTWVSFPTWSEDSTFVTSRKTQYEESIYRCEDERFELDVVIETNASTIRVLEGVYKKITRMTQEEIQKFKLDDCMGGCSPTIHQRAIRRIYGDKAPDIIEGLKRNPAVAVPVVLRRLKAKEEEWREAQKGFNKIWREQNEKYYLKSLDHQGINFKQNDVKALRSKSLFNEIETLYDERHEQGDDGNGDGQGNSGPHLVLPYKDKSVLDDAANLLIHHVKRQTAVHKEDKQRIKLLLKHFIPDLFFHPRQELSDDERDEDDEKDDINVATCNNSQSATTTSSLSGLQANRSKASASPNTSSVTIKSEPDVKVPIHALSSDPEEAYTLFMGSNNWYLFLRLHHILCERLTKMYTEAIALAEEESKYKQQRKESTAVALRLKPKSEIEIEDYYPAFLDMVKNVLDGNMESTAYEDTLREMFGIHAYIAFTLDKVVNYAVRQLQHLVSDSVCQQCMDLFQREQRQSKESSGAGGLCATAYIRLSAELSYQRKAEKVMADENCFKIYIYKKDCKMTMELLDTEGDETVDNGCREREREAVTVSEKWSTYVERFSTPADQTSPKDTPALTENEQSTNHPVSSDQAARGGRGRKRKNTDISKKIDGNTWNSSSRTSTGRKPIFLYRNIRSYRQHAARLMKGKTYSLNTNPDKVAESNDTPDMISSDETQCRFNPNSYTMLFIVHKDRFLYKQNSMNRARRCHPVVTKRKDSKFHHWHASWISKNGTDIQHRLCQDWLMGRYENLIPHRTRVITDNDQARSPYRQYNRFRVERLQSDLLTETCV